The window CGCAACGTCTACCTGTCGCCAGAGGAGCGGCAGACCGCAATCACGCTGTACCGCGCCATGAACGAGAGCGCCGGGCGCATCCGCGCCGGCGAAGCGGTCACGGCCGCAATGGCACGCGGTGCCGCGATGATCACGGCGGCCGGCTTTGAGCTCGACTATTTCGAGGTGCGCCATGCAGCGACCCTGGCGCCTGTCACCTCGCGCAAGGACGGCCCCTTGCGCATCCTGGTCGCGGCCAAGCTCGGCACGATCCGGCTGATCGACAATATCGCGGTTTAGAGCAGCCCGAGATCGCGCAGCTCGCGCCGCATCGGCTCCGGCATCGCCGCGATCGAGCCGGCGGCGGACTTGCCGAGATCGGGCGGCACCGAATCGTCGGCGAGATAGCGCCAGCCCTGGAACGGGCGCATCGGCCGCGGCGACACCGGGATCACCTTCGGCTGCATCACGATCCGGCAGCGCCCGATGCCGTCCTTGTCGCGGAACGGCTCGATGCCGATGATCTTTTCGCGCGCGGCGACCTCACCCTTGATCACCCAATAGAGCGACCCACCCGACAGGATCTCGGCGTCGCGCTTGGGCACCATGCGGGTGATGTGGATGTGATGTTGCGGCAGACCCTTCTTCTTGGCGGTCTGCATCCGTTCGGCGGTCCACTCCTTCAATTCCTTGATGGATTCGCAGCCGACGGCGAGCTTGATCAGATGTAGTGGCATGCCCAAGCATTAGCCGGGCAGCCACGCATTTGGAATGCCGATCTACTCGTTATCCGCAGGCGGGGGAGCTGCGGCCGGCGGCGTGAGCGGAACCGGTGCTGCCGCCGGCGCCCGCGCAGCCTTCGGCGCAGGCGGCTTCTTCGCGGCGGGAGCTGCGGCCTGTGCCGAGGCCGCTGCCGGGGCGCGCGGAGCCGGCGCGGCCGCTGCGTTCGCGGTGGGCGCCGCCTGGCGCGTCGGCGGCTCCGGATTCATGATGCTGACCGGAGGCGTCGACGAGGCACTGGGGAACTCCGCATTGGTCGGCTTGCCCGTCGGCATCGACTGCGGCAGTCCGGCAAGCGCGGCAGTGGCCGGCAACGATTGCGCCGCTGCAGGCGTATTCCAGGTCGGCGCGTAGCGCGCGACCAGCGTGTCGTAGAGATGGGAATCCATGTTGGCGGCGACCTGCTGCTGGTCGGTCAGCGAGCGGAAGGCGGCGCAGTCGAACTGGGTGCAGCCGTCGCGCACGACCAGTACCTGCGCGACCAGGCCGTAGCGATCAC of the Bradyrhizobium sp. WSM1417 genome contains:
- a CDS encoding DUF1489 family protein codes for the protein MPLHLIKLAVGCESIKELKEWTAERMQTAKKKGLPQHHIHITRMVPKRDAEILSGGSLYWVIKGEVAAREKIIGIEPFRDKDGIGRCRIVMQPKVIPVSPRPMRPFQGWRYLADDSVPPDLGKSAAGSIAAMPEPMRRELRDLGLL